The genomic window GAACGCGGAGCTTACCAAAATCCTAATTTCTATCTTGGCTATTTCCGTTTTCTCgtcattaatattttgttgatttttcaCCGAGCTTTTTATTATTTCGTTGGATCTAAAGCTCATTGGGTTCATCTTGTGCTACCTTTAAAGCGTGCTGACGGGTAAAACGTGGACGTTGTATCGCTAAAAGTAATTGCCGAAAAGCCTcccacgtggaggggcaatttcgttTTTAGAACAGTACTCTGCATGTCTTGATCTACATgctttttctaatatttttctttacaatatttattatttaatttttttaatttatttttatgggTGCCGCCACTCAATGTACAACTTGAGCAAAAAAGAAATGtactatccaaaaaaaaaaagggaaaccTTCAAACatcccccttgtggtttcactttttttcactttagtatcatatgatttaaaatgtatcaagttagtaccctgtggtttatcactttatcactttagtaccctgtggtttaaagtgtatcaaggtagtaccctgtggttttgcactttatcactttagtatcctgtggtttgaaaaccacagggtactaatttgatacaaaattaaaatgtttGTAATTTATTGATTTAGGGGCATTTAGTTATTGCCGCCTAAAGTCCCCGTATTAAGCTTTTAATGCCGCTGATACTCGTGTTGCTAAATCTTCTATTGGCATTTAAATAGATTGCCGTTAATGTTAAGTAATTAATAACATTAAATAAATACCGTTATAGATGACTATTACCgacattatttaaatatttgtattttttaatcATCTCCAGTAATAAAATGccgataattattatttaatttataatattatgtaaatgttaatattctatttttattttcagtattAATAAATGCATgtaatttcatattatttggcaaatataaatattacggCACTGGTTGAATGACACATTGATCTTAACCCGAAAAGActgtacaaaaaaaataaaataaataattaaatagtaataaataaaattaattaaaactaaaaaaataaaaaaatttaaaaaatataaattaccgAATTTCCGATTGGCTATCGAAAAGGAGGGCCGTTGTGGATGTCAGatatttttagggtttgggagGAGGGGGAGATAATTTTGGTTTTTGAAGTAACTTCTTTACTGCAAAACTCATAgcgtattaaatttttttgacgacgaaatatctaaattttgaattttgaagtgTATTAATTAATGAACGATCATCAGGATGCGAATATCGTcatcttttaattattaaagtttttaaatttttttgaaattagtgtactaaaatgtattaaagtaaatagcgaatttattcaattttttttttatagtttatacTAATTTGAAGTTCAAGCACAATGTACTAAGAAAAGATTACAGTTTCAAGATTCTATTGCAATCATTCATCTTGCAATGTGAATTTTTGGATATGGTAGAAGATAATTAGTGAAATAGAAAGAGCACTATATGGCTTCCATATATCTCATATTCTTTTCAGTTTTCTTTTTCcagttttctttttccattaATTCATGATCATGCTTCAGTATTACTTCAGTATTAGGTGAATATATGTAGCTTGCTCTATATGATCACTCTATTTTCTTGCAGGGACAAAATAGAAAGTTTTTGGTTTGAAATCGAATCGTAAAAGCCTGTAATAAAAAGGTCCGGCGTAGACCATGATTAGtttattcgcaaattattcgcgaatttttgagaaAACGAATTAAACTGCCGAATCCGTATTTTTTcggaaaattcggaaaaaacacattttttgagaaaaaataattattcgcaaattatttttccaaataATTATTCGAAATCCGTATTTTTCCAAATAATTATTCACCTCATAGATGAGTAAAATTTAACTCACCCGCCAGTCTCTCgaatagggatgcaaatggatccggggtggtggagctcccgccccgatccgccccgaatggggtaGTAAACAGGAGGAAATAAACGGATTCATGGCAGGAAATGGGGCAATTTTATGATCCGTGAAGGATTCGGGGTAGGAAACGGGAAAATTtttgatccgccccgaatccgccccgaatccgccccgccccaAATCCACCAGGAATGTAtgtctttaaaatttttccatatGGATgtatttacaatttttaaattttgttgcgaattgtgattaatatttttaatttttatagttgatattattaattatatataacttgataatattatcaattaatattaaaaattttgttgatttagatttataaaatattaataatattataatttataaaacaaaTACTATTTGGCGGGGTGGATTGGGGCGCCGGCGGAGGCGTTTTAATAGGCGGGGCGATTATGGGATAACTattttaacccgtcacggattccAATCCGTCACGTTTGCACCCTACTCTGGAAGCTTCATAGATGAGTAATCTCCCGCTCTGCCATAGCAGAGAAGATTAAATTACAATATCATGTATTCAACTAGGTAATATGACAACTCAATTTGCAGCGTAaacctagaaaataaaaatatagtggTGAGGTTTattgaaatagaaaaatttcaaaaaaaaattcctctatggtttcgtatttttcactttaatactctgtggtttaaatgTATAATTGCCCTcctgtgttttcttttttgtctttttctatcaattttattttttttttcttaaatcagtgacaaagtaaaattaaagattattaaagtgaatattcgtaataaatctagatgggtatctgaattttttaatataatttaatgaaatattaacgaaaagcTACcgaaagataaaaacgaaacacgaggggcaaattgatacacttaaattatagggtactaaatgagaaaatatgaaacacaaggaattttttgaagttttcattTGAAATATGACAATTGAATATACAGATGCAGACACTTGAACATTGGGACCCTTGGACACTGGCCCAATGGATATTGAAGCTGTTGGGTTGGGTGTACAACTTTTttaacaaacttttttttattaattttttcaagaaaaaaagtttaaaaaattaaaaaaaaatttctctattgTTTGCTAATTGGTTGTATAAacaatatcattttattttaaatatattttttatttatttttttttaatatcaatttctcttcaaataataaaaaattatgaaaaaaactagtattaattttatattaaaaagctaaatttattgtttgtgttttagtttttttttattttataaaacttttaataaagttttagaAAGGTTGGGTATAATTgtgtaaattaaaaactataagtcaaaaagttataatttaaactctttttcctagaaaaataatttttttaaaaaaatacaagctttatgtaatatgtaatatgattaatacaaactttatatattttttataattatttttttaaatatcaatttctcttcaaataataaaaaagtattaaagAAATTTAATATAGTTTGCAAAAATTTGGGTATAATTGTGTAAAGTAAGCTATaagtcaaatttataatttaaaaataaattatctttttttttgaaaaagaataaatttctgaaaaaaagaaaaaaaactgttggaagtaaaataaaaaaggaaaaggggGGCTGGCGCCTGGCAACCTGGCACGAAGCCCGGCCCGTGCTGGGCGGGCCAGGGGNNNNNNNNNNNNNNNNNNNNNaagtaaaataaaaaaggaaaaggggGGGCTGGCGCCTGGCAACCTGGCACGAAGCCCGGCCCGTGCTGGGCGGGCCAGGGGGTCGGGTCGGCCTCCTACTTTGTGTAAACGTGCCGGAACGGCCCGACATTGATTAATGACCGTGGCCAGGCCGATCCTTGGCTCGAATTGGTCCGAAAAATGTGGATCGTACCAGCCCGGCacagcccacattacacccATACTGTAGGGGTGACACGTTTAACCGGTGGGACCCACATCTGGGCCGGGGTTCCCCGTGTTCATGCGCATGAATCGGAAGACGAGGGCGCACACGGAGGAGGAGGAACCCTCGGCACGCGTCAGAGCGGTGGGGGTCGCGGCACGTGGGCGAGGAGCAGGGGATGGGACAGCCGGGAGAGAACGAGGTGGAAGAGTTGGgtttgaaggagagaggggacgaagcggcggtggcggtggaggTGTTGCTGCAGAGGAGGCATGAGAGCCCGCTCTCCGTGTCGAGCATCATCGACACGTTCTGAGGCGGAGGCGCGCTCCCCCGAGAGAGGGAGACATTGTGCTGGAATAATTTACTTATATTTAATTGATTAGGACATAATTTGGGAGGGGATGGAGATGGATGTGGAGGGTGGGGAAGGTGGGTTGTTGTAAACCTCAAGACCTCAATACAATCAACTACATCGTATCGCGATAGAATCGGTAAGTATGCTTGTACTTGGATTAAATCcgaatccaaaatccaaatccaaagaAAACAGtgaatccgaattcgaatccgaatccaaatccaacataTTTTCAAACTCGGATCTTTGATTTGTGATATCCCAATCCATATTCATAACAATATCCGATccgttttatatatatatataagtagggATGCATGTAAAGCTTGCCGACGTACTATTAGATCCAGAATTTTGATTTCTCTCGCATCTCCTCCTCCAATCTTGGGCTTCGAAATCGCACCCCCACTCTCACTTCTCCTCCCTCGATTCGCCCCTGCTTCTTCGACGGCTCGCCCCGCCTATTTTCCATCCCGTCTCGCCCAAAAGGTCAGTCTCAGATTCTCTTTTTGTCTGGTATAAGTTTGTatgttaagtattttatttaattgatttgtttTGATTTCTTTCTTGCATGATGAATAATTTGTATCTACGAGATTGATTATTAAAAGTCAACAATTCgagattgttttttttattattaaatgtcACCAACTggagattgttttttttttttcttctttttcttttctttttcagccCATCATCAAAGAAGGAACTGGTTAACTAGTCCAACAGGTTTGAACAGGTTGCCCACAAACTATATAAATaagataagataaaataaaataaaaatctacaacACATCACCAGATGGTGGAACCAGCACATTATCagggaaagaaaattaaaataaaaaaactttaatcTAATCAATTTTCAGGAAATCTATATCTCTAATCAATTTTCACCTAGTCTATATTATCTCATAATGctatttagtataaaaatatatatctcgTATTGCTCATAGTCGCCGAGTCTATGTGAAACGAAGCCTAGATTGGTTTAGACTCCGAATCTCTACTCGGATTTCCGGCAGAATATATAGGAATCCTTGTCCCCACAATATCAATGTCAATACAAAGGGGTAACCGGTTAGTAGTAGGCTCCGCAAATTCGGAGACGTGGGTCCCACACGGACTATTTTTCTTACCCCTGTGCTCCCTTCTTCTGAAATTCGTACCCGTCTTTCTCAAATTGGTTTgggaatagggatagggataggcccttatcccccctttatatccaaacgcaaattttttacccgagaatagtagttttcggttatccccaccaacaccttcattttctatataaaacttcctaatattttttttatcctcaggaacaatccaattttcatccaaacgctatttttcttatccccatacttgtacctatccctgtaatagctagttcttgcttatacccgaaccaaagtACCTTAGGGAACCAACCCTTCCGCCGCCCCTCGCCCCCTTCACATTTTCGCGCGCTGCGACAGGATTCCTACAATTCGGGGATCCTCTGGGCCTCTCTGTCCATCTGATCTGTCATGATCCGCGCCGCTGCCTGTCCTTCGAATCCCACGAAATCCGCCGTAGATCTTACGCCGCTCCCAGAACATCTCGCCGACCTTGCAATCCTGAAGGATCCCGCGACTAGCACCCACAAATTGTAAGGTTTTCCATCTGTATTTCCCAATCCCCCATCAACCCTCTCATGAGCACCCGAGGCGCCATCACCAGAAGAACCCTAATCAGTTTGTTCCCCtcaacattttaaaattattttgttgttgAAAATTGAAGGTAACATTTTATGATCTCTTTACTTCAACATGGTTttgatttttctaaaaattgCTTTGGTAAAAAACAATTAAGTTGGTTGCCCTCGCCCTCGCaatctctcctcttctctccgaATCCTAATCAGGTTGGTTGCccttttctttgaatttttattttttttcctctgtctCATTTTACATTGTGTATTTTACGTTGTGTAGTTTGTATTGTTTAATTATACGTCTGTTTCGTCGCTTCGTTACCTTATGCCTATAGTTTTATGGTTTGGATTTTCGTCCTTGAACTAGGGATCTCCCCTATTCAATTCGAAAccagaaatagaaaaaaaaaaaggaaaaaatcttCATACATATTTTGTGGCTGAAAAAAGAGCATCAGAACTGATTTGTGTATACTGCGTTGATTTGTTTGGGTGAAAAAATCACTAATTGGATGATCCccgcttccttttttttttttttttcttattttatcctGCTTTAATTAGTTTCTATTATTGATAATCTACAAAGAGTTAATTAATGCACTTAGGAGTAAGTTTATGCTGCAAAAGCTGTGAATTTtgcaaaaactaaatttcaattgtATTGATGATTATATAAATTTTCGGATTGTTCATCATTCGAATTTGTATAGAAAACATAAGGtggttagattttttttcccaaaattttTGCATATTTCAATTATTGTAAGTATTTGATATTTTGAATGTGTTAGTTGTTTTAAAGTATTTGATattcatattgaaaattttatcctATACTGATTAGAGGGCTTGATCTTTTTTCCCctcctttttttatattatcgATTTCTtcgtttgaaaatattattccCGAAAAGCTTCAGCTGAAAGGAAAAACATTAGATGTCAAGATGCGTgggataaagaagaaaaaaaacacaagcATCAAGGgttgaagaagaaaaagaaacacaaGCGTCATCATGATGGAGAGTCTCAAAGTGGAGATAATGGACTTCAAGCAGGTTGCTTTTTGTACTTAGtaaatgttattattttttatcatttgttaCATGTTTCGTCTATCAAAAAGGGCCATATCAATAGTAGTTGTGTTTAACAATCTCGCATATGCGTGCTCTGGCCCCCATCTCTGCTCACTCTTCTCAGCCTTTGCACTGATGTTcgtatatatatgtactctTAATATCTGAGGAATGTTGGCAAGCtgctctctcttctctactCTCTgaattctttattttcttttagtaAATAGATTCACTTAGTTTCAATTAGTTGCTACTTTTTCTGTATTTAGTTGCACTCCCTCTTCTCTGGTGTTCGTCCGGATTTTAGTTATATGCTTTGGTACCTTATATTTTgctcaaaatttttattgtttcttctTATATTCTTTGCTCtcacctttcttttttttttaatttttccctCACCTTGATTTGATTGCTACTTCctcttttttgaataaaatttgtatGAAAAGGTGCCAATTTGAAGGGAGGGTTACTAGCATGGCAAATATGAGAAATGGTGATGGCATAtccaaaaaatagagaaagcTTGATAGCTTCAAGGCAACTCTTGCATCCACTATTCGCCGAAAAATTGCCAATCAATAAACGATATTTGGGTttgaccccaaaaaaaaaatttgagcaaTCCTAAACCATAAACTGATACATGCGATATTGAAGCGTGAGAATTATTTTGCTTGGGGATCAAAAGAGTTGACTAGATTAAGTAATCACGAATCATTCTAATTAGCATCTCTAGCAATGATTCTGCTTTTTGAATGTTATtccctttttgtttttattttgatattagGATTGATGCGAGGTTGAGTAGATTTTCACTGTTTGGATGATTGGTTTGCTCTTGCTTTGATATGTTTTCATTTGTTTTCTATGAGTGATTAGATAATTAGCTGTGTTTAGACCATAGTACTTGCTGCTGTCAGTTGGGATGGTGAGTTTGACATGTTGGGTTTGAAGCAATGTGGTTTTAGTTTAATAAGGTGTTTAAAATTCTACTTTCAAAATAATTTGCTCTTTCGTACTTGCGGTCACAAGTTATCCATTAGCGCATGAGAAGCAGGCCGAGGAGAATAAGTTGTCATTGTTCATCCATCAAGACAAATGTCTTCTCTGGCTAAAAGATCTTACatcaatattatatattgtgtttttttttcttttattatgcaGACCCGATTTTGATCCTTGACAATGCATTGCTCCCTAATGTTGGCATTAATTTAGTCTTTGGTCCAATTTTGAGGGTCCCCACTCCCCAAATGGGTTGGGTTTCTAAGTTTTATGTTGCAGTTTGGGAGATCTAATATGGATTTTGTTCTAATTAATCTATTGATGCATGTTCTATTggcattttttttagaattattgtTTTTATGCAATGTAGATTTTGTGCTATAGGGAGActaaaattcgatttttttttactccatctttggttattttattatctttttctaaCATTATTTTTGTTcaagatttgaatttttttagaatttttttccaTTCTCGAAAGTTAGTTATAAGCTTTATTTCAAGACTTGACAACATCAGATATGTGTATTAtgattgtattattattttgtgcCCTGTAATTTGATTTTGGCACTGAGAATTAGGATTATTTGTTTTTGTATGTGCGGAATTTTTAAGTACATGCCAAAAGCTCATCTATGACACAATGGTTTGCttgaaaatatacaattttaagTACATGCCAAAAGCTCATCTATGACACAATGGTTTGCTtgaaaatatactattttaatcTCATGTATGATTGGGAAAGAGTTAGTGTTAACATATGTAGGTAAAGCTGAGTAAATTATACAGTGCATACAATTTAATTTACATGTTTTGATTTATATAGGGTTCAGTTCTAAaagtgttttcttttttaaactaTTCTATGCATTAATCGTGGATCCGTTTTTAGTTTTCGAGTTGAAGTGACGTGATTAACTTATGGATAATTGATATATGTGCTAATCATGTATCTTNacatatatatattttatatatatatatatatgaagagcGATTGCTTAATTAACCCTCGGGCCTCGCCTGCCTCATATTCTCTTTAATTCTCTATTCTGAATTAATCTTTGCCTCATCATATTTTCTCTAATTCTCTATTCTGAATAGCAGAAATTATGCAGTTTTCCGCAAGTAAGTCGCGGTTGGATCAACCGTGGATCGTACTGAAGATCAGCTGGAAGGGGATCGAGAATCCGGAGCGTGGCAAGGTCTATTATCACTACGACAGCACGACAATCATGACGACAATCGCCAAAGACGTCAGCTGCTTCATCGAGAACCTGGATGGCAGCATGACCGAGATCTTCCAGAAGCTCAACGTGGCCGTTCCTTTTCTGAGCCGCCTGCCTCCCGACAGCAAAGATAAACTGCAAATAGAGCGGGAGTTGTGGGACCGAGTATGCAAAGCTCTAAGAAAGTGCGGCTCCGGAGGCTTTATGCTTTGTTTTGCAATCACCGTaccatttggttcggttcagtACCCGTTTGCAATTATAAAAGATGCGCGCGCGCTCGAAATAGATCCTCTGTTTTCTCCAATAAACCAACATCCGAGACTTACCACCGTGCTGCCTACCGATGCAGCTTCTTTGTGCTGTCCGATCTGTTTGGATAAGTTATTCGGAGAGGAGTCGGCTGTCGAATGGCTTCCTTGCGCTCATTGCTTCCATCATGGCTGCATTAATAGTTGGCTCAAATCCAACTGGACCTGTCCAGTCTGTCGACTTAGTATTGAAATAGATACTTAGCTTagtatagaaaaattatgtaaGTAATTTTTATCCAAGAATCAAACGATTTTAGGACTAGACTAGACTAACTTGGTGGTACAAGGTCATTAGGAGAAGGGAAAGAGTATTATACGGCTTCgattgttaaaatatatattttcttactaGTTGAGATTAACTCAgtaatttattatctttacagTAAAAGAAATTTGGTAATCtaagcaaaatactttttttttagtagTTTATCTTTTTAGAAAAGTGATAGACTCAGTTTTGTAATATTAACCATAgtatttactatcaattttCATCCCTAAATTACTACTATTTTATTggtcaaaattttgaagaaaaacgTGACTTTCATATAATCAATAGGATTCTAGCTTCactgttttttttaataaaaaatttagaatcataagtttggttattttggcgaattATTTACAagtcaaattataatttaatttatataagtcATAGTCAGGCCAAAGCGGCTTTACTCATGCATAAATCAACGTAAATTTGCACTTTCAAATGCATGTGGTAATGGTGAAAAGTCTTTCTTttgttactttttctttttttcttgagtCCTGTTTGTGGGCTCCACATTTGAATTCCatccaaaataatttattacttacACTCGAAACGActgataattaaaattttgtaaatacgCATGTACAAGGTTTAATCCTATCTGTTAAGATACTTTTTTGGTAAGTATCATTAATCTATACAGTAGTTTGTATTGGGTTAAATTGATTAGCATCCTGCCCTATGATAAAAGGTCAAGTTGAGttgagtcatattcgaaatgacaTGAGGTTGAGTTTGACCGAGATATATTCGAAGTGGTGTGAGACTGATTGGATCGAATCATAATTGAGACCCGTGCGTGCTGTACAtatgttttaagtgaattgattatatatttttaacggCTCCAACTTTTTGAATTAATAGTTAGTGCCAACAATCCCACAGATAGTATCAGATCAGAGATTATAGGTTTGATTCTTGCATGCTACAAAATTTTTCCGACCAAGTCACAATAAAGACCTGTGTGCGTTGTGTTTACATGTCTTAAGTAAATTGATTGTGCTTTTCTAATATTTCAAGATTTTGAAATTAAGGATTAGCACCAACGATCCAATAATTTGCGGTGGCTATGATAATAATGAGAAGCGGTGCATGTGAGATTTAGCCATTTAGTACAATATACAATACTAAGAAGAGTCCAATCGGTCATTGCAGTTAATTGATTCAGTTCTATTATCTTAATcataatacaattttttatgATCTCTTTatgttctttaaattagtaataatttGTAGTTGTCTGGCACATGTTTGATATTGGAAATGTTTGTTCCATCCAACTTGATTCTTTCTCCTGTTCACTTTATTAGTTGAcaaattatttgttttggttGAGTTCTTGTCACTTTAGTGGAcaaattatttgttttggttGGGTGTTGGATGGCCGATGCCGTCGCGCAATGTGTCACATTTTTTGCTCACTAATGTTTGTCATCTTTGATGGTTCTTCTTGAATGGTGCCACGTTGATCGAAGAAATTGActttcttatcattttttttcaaatttatcatgAGATTTTTGCGCCCTATCTAATTGTGGGGACTTGGTAGGGTTTGAAAGGAGAgaattttcttttagaaataacttCTTCAGTTACAAAAACTAACTAGTAGTATTTGGCAACTTAGAATGGGATCTTTTCTATGAAATTGAAATGAGACTTTATGTTCTAAAGCTGATGCTCTAATCtaagaatttttgttttttgtgcagtgaaaaattattgaacagttttcaataaaaaaatatatatatgcttattaGTGATATTTCGTACATCATTATTGAATTAATACTTATACagaatgtgaatcaactaggattcgaacttgagatctcgggtaccaaccatcaagttctttgccacttgctttaagGACGGCCGGTAATATAATtgtaatttttcacttttccttgtGCACTCTAGGCCGATCATACTAGTCTCTGGATGGGTTGGACATATGTGAACTTTGAGCTGGGTCTAAGTTCAATTTTGGGCATAGTACGCAATGTGACACGGC from Ananas comosus cultivar F153 linkage group 23, ASM154086v1, whole genome shotgun sequence includes these protein-coding regions:
- the LOC109727756 gene encoding uncharacterized protein LOC109727756, which produces MQFSASKSRLDQPWIVLKISWKGIENPERGKVYYHYDSTTIMTTIAKDVSCFIENLDGSMTEIFQKLNVAVPFLSRLPPDSKDKLQIERELWDRVCKALRKCGSGGFMLCFAITVPFGSVQYPFAIIKDARALEIDPLFSPINQHPRLTTVLPTDAASLCCPICLDKLFGEESAVEWLPCAHCFHHGCINSWLKSNWTCPVCRLSIEIDT